ACGCCGTGCTTCTTCATGGCCTCCACCACTTTTTCGTTGCGGTAGCCCTTGCCGATCATGCCCTTGAGGCCCTGATCCAGCAGGCGGGGGGTATAGGCGTCCATGCGGCCGGAGGTGGTGGGCCCGGCGGCCCCGATGGCGTGGCCGGGCCGGGCCGGGCTCGGCCCTACATAATAGACCACCGCGCCCTTGAGATCCACGGGCAGGGGCTCACCCTTGTCCAGAGTCTCCACCAGGCGCTTGTGGGCCGCGTCGCGCGCGGCCAGGATGGTGCCCGAAATGAGCACCCTGTCCCCAGCGCGCAGGGAACGGGCCGTGGCCTCGTCAAAAGGCGCGCGGATTTTTTTTACGGTGTCGGACATGGCGGCCTCCTACAGCACAACTTCGGCGTGGCGCGCCGCGTGGCAA
This window of the Desulfovibrio legallii genome carries:
- a CDS encoding Fe-S-containing hydro-lyase, with the translated sequence MSDTVKKIRAPFDEATARSLRAGDRVLISGTILAARDAAHKRLVETLDKGEPLPVDLKGAVVYYVGPSPARPGHAIGAAGPTTSGRMDAYTPRLLDQGLKGMIGKGYRNEKVVEAMKKHGVPYLAAVGGAGALIARSVKKYTVLAYPDLGPEAVAAMEVEDFPAIVVIDSTGDDYYATGQAPYRHL